A DNA window from Paraburkholderia sp. IMGN_8 contains the following coding sequences:
- a CDS encoding MBL fold metallo-hydrolase: MAKAFASQADLEVKKVTWTQLSENAYAYTAEGDPNSGVIVGDDGVLIVDTTATPAMAQDLIAKIRSVTDKPIKYVVLSHYHAVRVLGASAYFAEGAQQVIASRGTYEMIVERGEADMKSEIERFPRLFAGVETVPGLTWPTLVFEKEMTLFLGKLEVRIAHLGAGHTKGDTVVWLPSQKVLFSGDLVEYDAACYCGDAQLEQWPATLEALRALNAGKLVPGRGPALTTPEDVNKGLDYTKDFVTTLLQQGREAVEQKLDLKAAMAHTRKAMDPKFGHVFIYEHCLPFDVSRAFDEASGITHPRIWTAQRDKEMWDALQA; encoded by the coding sequence ATGGCAAAGGCATTCGCATCCCAGGCCGACCTGGAAGTCAAAAAAGTCACGTGGACGCAGTTGTCCGAGAACGCCTATGCGTACACCGCTGAAGGCGATCCGAACTCGGGCGTGATCGTCGGCGACGACGGCGTGCTGATCGTCGACACCACCGCCACGCCGGCCATGGCGCAAGACCTCATCGCAAAGATTCGCAGCGTCACTGACAAGCCGATCAAATACGTCGTGCTGTCGCACTACCACGCGGTGCGCGTGCTCGGCGCGTCGGCATATTTCGCGGAAGGCGCGCAGCAGGTGATCGCGAGCCGCGGCACGTACGAGATGATCGTCGAGCGCGGCGAAGCGGACATGAAGTCGGAAATCGAACGCTTCCCGCGTCTGTTTGCCGGTGTCGAAACGGTGCCGGGCCTGACCTGGCCGACGCTCGTGTTCGAAAAGGAAATGACGCTGTTCCTCGGCAAGCTCGAAGTGCGCATCGCGCATCTGGGCGCGGGTCATACGAAGGGCGACACGGTGGTGTGGCTGCCGTCGCAGAAGGTGCTGTTCTCCGGCGACCTGGTCGAGTACGACGCGGCGTGTTATTGCGGCGACGCGCAACTCGAACAATGGCCGGCCACGCTCGAAGCGCTGCGCGCGCTGAACGCCGGGAAGCTCGTGCCGGGCCGCGGTCCTGCATTAACCACGCCGGAAGACGTCAACAAGGGCCTCGACTACACCAAGGACTTCGTCACCACGCTGCTGCAACAGGGCCGCGAAGCAGTCGAACAGAAGCTCGATCTGAAGGCCGCGATGGCGCACACGCGCAAGGCGATGGACCCGAAGTTCGGCCACGTGTTCATCTACGAGCACTGCCTGCCGTTCGACGTCTCGCGTGCGTTCGACGAAGCGAGCGGCATCACGCATCCGCGCATCTGGACCGCGCAGCGTGACAAGGAAATGTGGGACGCGCTGCAAGCCTGA
- a CDS encoding IclR family transcriptional regulator C-terminal domain-containing protein gives MGKAKATTGGEPADGGKTQRGIQSVEVGGRVLLALAQARTPLALSDLAVSAQIAPGQAHAYLVSLSRLGLIKRDELSGRYEPGPLSLRLGLLHLENQPAFRAAVPRVAALAEAIGFSVAICIAGPQGPTIVRYEHAGFPLHVNLHVGTVMSLPATSTGRVFCAFLPRATLDGMWANQSGAADSPMTPPGERAAFEAALAGIRARGLECSVDVPSPGISSLSAPVLDADGRLCLALTVIGSTGAIDVAADGPIARALLAAARDISAELAAAPSLLASSAS, from the coding sequence GTGGGCAAAGCCAAAGCCACCACCGGCGGCGAACCGGCGGATGGCGGCAAGACCCAACGCGGCATTCAGAGCGTCGAAGTGGGCGGCCGCGTGCTGCTGGCGCTCGCGCAGGCGCGCACGCCGCTGGCGTTGTCCGATCTCGCCGTCAGTGCGCAGATCGCGCCGGGACAGGCGCATGCCTATTTGGTGAGCCTGAGCCGGCTGGGTCTGATCAAGCGCGACGAGCTTTCGGGCCGCTACGAACCGGGCCCACTGTCGCTGCGGCTCGGCTTACTGCATCTGGAAAACCAGCCGGCGTTCCGCGCCGCGGTACCGCGCGTAGCCGCGCTGGCCGAAGCGATCGGTTTCAGCGTCGCAATCTGCATTGCCGGGCCGCAAGGGCCGACCATCGTTCGATATGAGCACGCGGGCTTTCCGTTGCACGTGAATCTGCATGTGGGCACGGTGATGTCGCTGCCGGCCACCTCGACTGGACGTGTGTTTTGCGCTTTTCTGCCGCGCGCCACACTGGACGGCATGTGGGCGAACCAGTCCGGCGCCGCCGATAGCCCGATGACGCCCCCCGGCGAGCGTGCCGCGTTCGAAGCGGCGCTCGCCGGGATCCGCGCACGCGGGCTCGAGTGCAGCGTCGACGTGCCGAGCCCGGGAATCAGCAGCCTGAGCGCGCCGGTGCTCGATGCCGACGGCCGCCTATGCCTCGCACTGACGGTAATCGGCTCGACCGGTGCAATCGACGTGGCCGCCGACGGCCCGATCGCCCGCGCGCTGCTCGCCGCGGCTCGAGACATTAGCGCCGAACTTGCCGCGGCGCCTTCCCTGCTCGCTTCTTCCGCATCGTGA
- a CDS encoding IclR family transcriptional regulator — MTDSLDTSNAVAADAKPQRGIQSLDSTGELLAALVAAARPLTLRDLAAAAGMPPAKAFPHLVSLLKIGLLNRDASGCFEAGPLALELGLIGLQRLSPTREAEPEVVELAASTGMSVAMAVLGPLGPTVVRLEESARPLHVSLRVGTVMSLVNTAIGRVFAAYVADDVRNGLLAQDHLRLAGADATEIFTTVTAAAGGKEAASPQLAKHYAQRLAQIRADGIDTALSRPVPGINTLAAPVLDHTGSICLVLAVMGPTGSFDSELAGGPAQTLRAATLRLSRRFGWMAVKSEG; from the coding sequence GTGACCGACTCTCTCGACACCTCTAACGCCGTCGCCGCCGATGCGAAACCGCAGCGCGGCATCCAGTCGCTCGACAGCACCGGCGAGTTGCTCGCCGCGCTGGTCGCGGCGGCCAGGCCATTGACATTGCGCGATCTGGCGGCCGCCGCGGGCATGCCGCCGGCCAAGGCCTTTCCGCATCTGGTCAGCCTGCTGAAGATCGGTTTGCTCAATCGTGACGCGTCGGGTTGTTTCGAAGCCGGTCCGCTCGCGCTGGAGCTTGGCTTGATCGGCTTGCAACGCTTATCGCCGACGCGCGAAGCCGAACCGGAAGTGGTCGAACTGGCTGCATCGACGGGAATGAGCGTCGCGATGGCGGTGCTCGGGCCGCTAGGGCCGACCGTCGTGCGTCTGGAAGAATCGGCGCGGCCGCTGCATGTGAGCTTGCGGGTCGGCACGGTGATGTCGCTCGTCAATACCGCCATCGGCCGCGTGTTCGCCGCTTACGTCGCGGACGACGTGCGGAATGGCTTGCTGGCGCAGGATCATTTGCGGTTGGCGGGGGCCGATGCGACGGAGATTTTCACGACGGTAACAGCGGCGGCGGGCGGTAAAGAAGCAGCGTCGCCACAGTTGGCCAAACACTACGCTCAGCGCCTCGCGCAAATCCGCGCGGACGGCATCGATACTGCATTGAGCCGGCCGGTGCCGGGCATCAACACTCTGGCTGCGCCGGTGCTGGACCATACCGGCAGTATCTGTCTGGTCCTCGCGGTAATGGGGCCGACCGGCAGCTTCGATAGCGAACTGGCGGGTGGGCCGGCGCAGACTTTGCGCGCGGCCACCCTGAGGTTGTCGCGGCGGTTTGGATGGATGGCGGTGAAGAGCGAAGGCTGA
- a CDS encoding MurR/RpiR family transcriptional regulator: MSAPNLIPHIRGALANLRPAERKVADMVLSDVDFAMRASITELAQRADVSEPSVTRFCRAIGAHGLRDFKMQLAQSVAGGLPYASTAVARDDDVQTLMDKVGEAAVDGITHACGALDPAVFESAIAALAGAGRVFFFGVGSGSGLVAQDAALRFLRLDISATAFTDGHLQRLYAGLMEPGDVAFAISHSGRSVEVNESIQIAKERGATTIALTNVGSRLAWLVDIPLLLRVPSPIDPNTPGVSRLVHLCIMDALAIGVALKARPKTLEKMRHAKARLSSHEPEAAGD, translated from the coding sequence GTGTCCGCACCGAACTTGATTCCCCACATCCGCGGCGCACTGGCCAATTTGCGGCCCGCCGAGCGCAAGGTCGCCGACATGGTGCTGAGCGACGTCGACTTCGCCATGCGCGCGAGCATCACCGAGCTTGCGCAGCGCGCGGATGTGTCCGAACCTTCCGTTACGCGCTTTTGCCGCGCGATCGGCGCGCATGGGCTGCGCGACTTCAAGATGCAACTGGCGCAGAGCGTGGCGGGCGGTTTGCCGTACGCATCCACTGCGGTTGCGCGCGACGACGATGTGCAGACGCTGATGGACAAGGTGGGTGAGGCTGCGGTCGATGGCATTACGCATGCGTGTGGTGCGTTGGATCCGGCGGTGTTCGAGAGTGCAATTGCGGCGCTGGCCGGCGCAGGTCGGGTTTTCTTCTTTGGCGTGGGCTCGGGGTCGGGACTCGTTGCGCAAGATGCGGCGCTGCGGTTTTTGCGGCTTGATATTTCGGCCACTGCATTTACCGATGGTCATCTGCAACGTCTTTACGCGGGCCTTATGGAGCCGGGTGATGTGGCGTTTGCGATTTCGCATTCGGGACGCAGCGTCGAAGTGAATGAAAGCATTCAGATCGCCAAGGAGCGTGGCGCGACTACGATTGCGCTGACTAATGTCGGCTCGCGATTAGCGTGGTTGGTCGATATTCCGCTGCTGCTGCGCGTGCCGAGTCCAATTGATCCGAATACGCCGGGCGTGTCGCGGCTCGTGCATCTGTGCATCATGGATGCGCTGGCGATCGGCGTCGCATTGAAGGCGAGGCCCAAGACGCTTGAAAAGATGCGGCACGCGAAAGCGCGGTTGTCGTCGCATGAGCCGGAGGCGGCGGGGGATTAG
- the ugpC gene encoding sn-glycerol-3-phosphate ABC transporter ATP-binding protein UgpC, with protein sequence MAAVQLSGIFKRYGDTQVVHGIDLHIDDGEFVVLVGPSGCGKSTLMRMVAGLEEISGGDLMIGGTRANSLAPQQRNISMVFQSYALYPHLSVYENIAFGPRIRKESSASFKPRIEAAAKMLNLGGYLDRLPRALSGGQRQRVAMGRAVVREPSLFLFDEPLSNLDAKLRVQMRTEIKALHQRLKNTVIYVTHDQIEAMTMADRIVVMNAGRIEQIGRPLELYDHPANLFVASFLGSPSMNFAEGVLVNRTQGQGLALKLDDGGEIVLEGAPASATVGAKVTLGVRPEHIETLAQTPDATMEVEVVEPTGAETHLYGKIGGSTWCVTTRQRSKIEPGQRVTLRLPAEHIHLFDTESGRRLV encoded by the coding sequence ATGGCAGCAGTGCAACTGAGCGGCATCTTCAAACGCTACGGCGACACGCAGGTGGTGCACGGCATCGATCTGCACATCGACGACGGCGAGTTCGTCGTGCTGGTCGGCCCGTCGGGTTGTGGCAAGAGCACGCTGATGCGAATGGTGGCGGGTCTCGAAGAGATCAGTGGCGGCGATCTGATGATCGGCGGCACGCGTGCGAATAGCCTTGCGCCGCAGCAGCGCAATATCTCGATGGTGTTCCAGAGCTACGCGCTCTATCCGCATCTGTCCGTCTACGAAAACATCGCGTTCGGGCCGCGGATTCGCAAGGAGTCGTCCGCGAGCTTCAAGCCGCGGATCGAAGCCGCCGCGAAGATGCTGAATCTCGGCGGCTATCTGGATCGTTTGCCGCGTGCGCTGTCCGGCGGTCAGCGGCAGCGCGTGGCGATGGGCCGCGCGGTGGTGCGCGAGCCGTCGCTGTTCCTGTTCGACGAACCGCTGTCGAATCTCGACGCGAAGCTGCGCGTGCAAATGCGCACGGAAATCAAGGCGCTGCATCAGCGTCTGAAGAATACGGTGATCTACGTCACGCATGATCAGATCGAAGCGATGACGATGGCCGACCGCATCGTCGTGATGAATGCGGGGCGTATCGAACAGATCGGCCGGCCACTGGAACTGTACGACCATCCTGCGAATCTGTTCGTCGCCAGTTTCCTCGGCTCGCCGTCGATGAATTTCGCCGAGGGCGTGCTGGTGAACCGAACGCAGGGGCAAGGCCTCGCGTTGAAACTCGACGACGGTGGCGAGATTGTTCTGGAGGGCGCGCCGGCTTCGGCAACTGTCGGCGCAAAGGTCACGCTCGGCGTGCGGCCCGAACACATCGAGACGTTAGCGCAGACGCCGGACGCCACGATGGAAGTCGAAGTGGTCGAGCCGACTGGCGCGGAGACCCATTTGTACGGGAAAATAGGCGGCAGCACGTGGTGCGTGACGACCCGCCAGCGCTCGAAAATCGAGCCGGGTCAGCGCGTGACGCTGCGCCTGCCGGCCGAACATATTCATCTGTTCGATACGGAGAGTGGACGCAGGCTTGTCTGA
- a CDS encoding SDR family oxidoreductase has protein sequence MNRVVLVTGACGGIGSVLCKRFVEQGDTVLALDIDANALGALSAQLGEAHVTPIAVDLGDAAAVQQAVADAVKTRGPVDVLVANAGAAEGLTLATTDAASWQRDVHLNLNGTYHTVEAVRTSMIERQKGALVLIGSVNGMAALGHPAYSAAKAGLISYTKALALELGRYGIRANIVCPGTVKTQAWQARVDKNPQVFEDLKKWYPLCDFATPDDIADAVLFLASPMARVITGVALPVDGGLMAGNRLMAEELTLEPL, from the coding sequence ATGAATCGTGTGGTGTTGGTAACCGGCGCCTGCGGGGGAATCGGCAGTGTGTTGTGCAAGCGCTTCGTGGAGCAGGGCGATACGGTGCTGGCGCTCGATATCGATGCGAACGCGCTTGGCGCGCTCAGCGCCCAGCTAGGCGAGGCGCACGTCACGCCGATTGCGGTCGACCTCGGCGACGCTGCCGCGGTCCAGCAAGCAGTGGCCGATGCGGTCAAGACGCGCGGTCCGGTAGATGTGCTGGTCGCGAACGCGGGCGCAGCTGAAGGCCTGACGCTTGCCACGACGGACGCCGCCAGCTGGCAACGCGACGTCCATCTGAATCTGAACGGCACGTATCACACGGTGGAAGCGGTGCGCACGTCGATGATCGAACGGCAAAAGGGCGCGCTGGTGCTGATCGGCTCTGTGAACGGCATGGCCGCGCTCGGTCATCCGGCGTACAGCGCGGCGAAGGCCGGCCTCATCAGCTACACCAAAGCGCTGGCGCTCGAACTCGGCCGCTATGGCATTCGCGCGAACATCGTCTGTCCGGGCACCGTGAAGACGCAGGCGTGGCAGGCGCGGGTCGACAAAAATCCGCAGGTCTTCGAGGATCTGAAGAAGTGGTATCCGTTGTGCGACTTCGCCACGCCCGACGACATCGCCGACGCGGTGCTGTTTCTCGCGTCGCCGATGGCGCGCGTGATTACCGGCGTCGCGCTGCCGGTCGACGGCGGCTTGATGGCAGGCAACCGCCTGATGGCCGAAGAACTGACGCTCGAACCGCTTTGA
- a CDS encoding sugar ABC transporter substrate-binding protein encodes MSLHARASLALGKVAVALAFAGIAVAAHADTVRVTVAHYSDATAPYFEKMARNFEKANPGTTIKIEDVNWDTLQQKLQTDISGGANADLAIVGTRWLLDFVKDDVAEPLDSYMDPSFKGRFIGPFLAPGEINGKVYGLPIAASARALYYNKDLLAKVGYPDGPKTWNDVIEASKKLKAQGVAGFGLQGKEIETDVYYYYALWTNGGDVVGKDGKAAFNSPAGIKAATLYKTMIDQGLTQPGVTGFSREDVQNLFKQGRVAMMISAPFLAKQIKKEAPNLKYGIDPIPMGTTHATYAVTDSIVMFKNSKVKKSAWKFLDYLFTKEPRVEFTTTEGFLPTTKAEATDPAFNDPDTKAFVALLPTAHFAPTVTGWEDTAKAVSDAMQSIYLGKAKPADALTTAAAQANKSLGH; translated from the coding sequence ATGTCGTTGCATGCCCGTGCTTCCCTCGCGCTCGGCAAAGTTGCCGTGGCGCTCGCGTTTGCAGGTATCGCCGTCGCGGCTCACGCCGACACGGTCCGCGTCACCGTCGCGCATTACAGCGATGCCACCGCGCCGTACTTCGAAAAGATGGCCCGCAACTTCGAGAAGGCCAATCCCGGCACGACCATCAAGATCGAAGACGTGAACTGGGACACGCTGCAACAAAAGCTGCAAACGGACATTTCCGGCGGCGCGAACGCCGACCTGGCGATCGTCGGCACGCGCTGGCTGCTCGACTTCGTGAAGGACGACGTCGCCGAGCCGCTCGACAGCTACATGGACCCGAGCTTCAAGGGCCGCTTCATCGGCCCCTTCCTCGCACCGGGCGAGATCAACGGCAAGGTGTACGGCCTGCCGATCGCAGCGTCCGCGCGCGCGCTCTACTACAACAAGGACCTCCTCGCGAAGGTCGGTTATCCCGACGGCCCGAAAACCTGGAACGACGTGATCGAGGCGTCGAAGAAGCTGAAGGCGCAGGGCGTTGCCGGCTTCGGTCTGCAAGGCAAGGAAATCGAAACCGACGTCTACTATTACTACGCCCTGTGGACCAACGGCGGCGACGTGGTCGGCAAGGACGGCAAGGCCGCGTTCAATTCGCCGGCCGGCATCAAGGCGGCCACGCTGTACAAGACCATGATCGACCAGGGGCTGACGCAACCGGGCGTCACCGGCTTCAGCCGTGAAGACGTGCAGAATCTGTTCAAGCAGGGCCGCGTCGCGATGATGATCTCCGCGCCCTTCCTCGCCAAGCAGATCAAGAAAGAGGCACCCAACCTGAAGTACGGCATCGATCCGATCCCGATGGGCACGACGCACGCCACCTATGCGGTGACGGACTCGATCGTGATGTTCAAGAACTCGAAGGTGAAGAAGTCGGCATGGAAGTTCCTCGACTACCTGTTCACCAAGGAACCGCGTGTCGAGTTCACGACGACCGAAGGCTTCCTGCCGACCACCAAGGCTGAGGCGACCGATCCGGCGTTCAACGATCCGGACACCAAGGCCTTCGTCGCACTGCTGCCGACGGCCCACTTCGCGCCGACCGTGACCGGTTGGGAAGACACCGCGAAGGCCGTGTCCGATGCGATGCAGTCGATCTATCTGGGCAAGGCGAAACCCGCCGACGCGTTGACTACAGCGGCGGCGCAAGCGAACAAGTCGCTCGGTCATTGA
- a CDS encoding sugar ABC transporter permease, with protein sequence MSRSVSSVSSRLQAPWLLIAPSLVLALFIISYPIFNIVWQSLHEVSRFGAIRDFTGLQNFTTIFTDPAFLAAAKRTIVWTVCVVGGTVLISVPVALVLNQDFYGRGVARTIVMLPWSVSLTMTAVVWRWAFNDDYGMVNVSLQRLGFISGPIHWLATPELAFPVEIAVGILVSIPFTVTILLGGLSSIPGDIYEAARMDGASAWQQFRKLTLPLMRPFVNMAILLNVIYVFNSFPIIWVMTQGGPDNGTHILVTYLYELGFRLGRPGEAAAVSLIMLVMLFVFSIAYLRLQPAKEGEPS encoded by the coding sequence ATGAGCCGTTCCGTTTCCTCCGTTTCTTCGCGCCTGCAAGCGCCCTGGTTGCTGATTGCGCCGAGCCTGGTGTTGGCGCTATTCATCATCAGCTATCCGATTTTCAACATCGTGTGGCAATCGCTGCACGAGGTGTCGCGCTTCGGCGCGATTCGCGATTTCACCGGTCTGCAGAATTTCACTACGATTTTCACCGACCCCGCGTTTCTCGCCGCCGCCAAACGGACAATTGTCTGGACCGTGTGCGTAGTGGGCGGCACGGTGCTGATTTCGGTGCCGGTTGCGCTTGTGCTCAATCAGGATTTCTATGGACGCGGCGTGGCGCGCACGATTGTGATGTTGCCGTGGTCCGTCTCGTTGACGATGACTGCCGTGGTGTGGCGCTGGGCCTTCAACGATGACTACGGCATGGTCAACGTCTCGTTGCAGCGGCTCGGATTCATCAGCGGTCCGATTCATTGGCTTGCTACGCCGGAGCTCGCGTTTCCGGTGGAGATCGCGGTCGGCATTCTTGTGTCGATTCCTTTTACGGTGACGATTCTGCTTGGCGGTTTGTCGTCGATACCGGGCGATATCTACGAAGCTGCGCGCATGGACGGCGCCAGCGCCTGGCAGCAGTTTCGCAAACTGACACTGCCGCTGATGCGGCCGTTCGTCAACATGGCGATTCTGCTGAACGTGATCTATGTGTTCAACTCGTTCCCGATCATCTGGGTGATGACGCAAGGCGGCCCCGACAACGGTACGCATATTCTCGTCACGTATCTTTATGAGCTTGGTTTCCGCCTGGGACGTCCCGGCGAAGCCGCGGCGGTGTCGCTGATCATGCTCGTCATGCTGTTTGTTTTCTCGATCGCCTATCTGCGCCTGCAGCCCGCGAAAGAAGGAGAGCCGTCATGA
- a CDS encoding carbohydrate ABC transporter permease has protein sequence MSLSVKMKRTLWCWLALSPLVVVVLFPFAVMLFTALKPASEVFVYPARWLPVHWQWSNFVDMWVAANFGVALRNSCVISFLSTALALAVSLPAAYTLARFPFRGKGLYSQFLLVTQMLSPILLVVGLFRLAAMIPYGDGNLVDSRIGVIVSYAAFNIAFAVWMLSSYFQTVPRDLEESAWLEGCGRTRAVFKVFLPLAVPAIVVTAIFTFINAWNEFAVVYTLIRSPENKTLTVQVTDMVAGKYVVEWHLVMAATLCATLPVSIVFAWLQRFLVKGLALGAVK, from the coding sequence ATGAGTCTCAGCGTCAAGATGAAGCGCACGCTGTGGTGCTGGCTCGCGCTGTCGCCACTGGTTGTGGTGGTGCTGTTTCCATTTGCGGTGATGTTGTTTACTGCGTTGAAGCCGGCTTCTGAAGTATTTGTGTATCCGGCACGGTGGTTGCCGGTGCATTGGCAATGGAGCAATTTTGTCGATATGTGGGTTGCGGCTAATTTTGGCGTGGCGCTGAGGAATAGCTGCGTGATCAGCTTCCTGTCGACCGCGTTGGCGTTGGCTGTGAGCTTGCCGGCAGCTTATACGTTGGCGAGGTTTCCGTTTCGCGGGAAGGGGTTGTATTCGCAGTTTCTGCTGGTGACGCAGATGTTGTCGCCGATTTTGCTGGTTGTTGGCTTGTTCAGGTTGGCCGCGATGATCCCTTATGGGGATGGGAATCTGGTTGACTCCAGGATCGGGGTCATCGTTTCTTATGCGGCTTTTAATATCGCGTTCGCGGTTTGGATGTTGTCTTCGTACTTTCAGACTGTGCCAAGGGATCTTGAAGAGTCGGCCTGGCTTGAGGGGTGTGGGAGGACCAGGGCCGTTTTTAAGGTGTTCTTGCCGTTGGCCGTGCCTGCGATTGTTGTTACCGCGATCTTTACTTTTATTAATGCGTGGAATGAGTTTGCGGTGGTCTATACGTTGATTCGGTCGCCGGAGAATAAGACTTTGACCGTTCAAGTGACTGACATGGTCGCCGGGAAGTACGTCGTCGAGTGGCATCTGGTGATGGCCGCTACCCTCTGTGCGACGTTGCCGGTTTCGATTGTGTTTGCGTGGTTGCAGAGGTTCCTGGTGAAGGGGTTGGCTTTGGGGGCGGTGAAGTAG
- a CDS encoding SGNH/GDSL hydrolase family protein, whose translation MQTVRRFVFLALTCSVIGLSHSSNASADSADPQRSLMQVVSFGDSLSDVGTYAYARQFGGGTYTTNPGAISVQVIAEHYGSGLTPALTGGFGQPSVVHPEGFCYAQGGARVAGPPNPGDATGDTGELQTPLTSQVAAYLQSHTRFTGQQLVLMQGGANDVQDAYGAWAGMVANGGDPGASLLAVLPSLRQAAQQFAGLVHNVQQHGATHIVVQNVPDISKAPIASLLEQQLPGSAKVLRRLAQVFNTALDDALPSSPAVLRIDAFTFIDEVSKNYRQLGFRFDGSIGTNVACAPTNLPPAFQADDTSALFCSRSTYVSPYADKIYMFADAYHPTTHLQKLIADYVVVQIDTWLHE comes from the coding sequence ATGCAGACAGTCCGTCGTTTCGTGTTCCTTGCGCTGACATGCAGTGTCATCGGTTTGTCCCATTCATCGAACGCATCGGCCGACTCTGCCGATCCGCAACGAAGCCTCATGCAGGTCGTCTCGTTCGGGGACAGTCTTTCGGACGTTGGCACCTACGCGTACGCCCGACAATTCGGCGGCGGCACCTACACCACTAATCCGGGCGCTATCTCCGTACAGGTTATCGCGGAACATTATGGGTCGGGCCTCACGCCCGCGTTGACGGGCGGCTTCGGGCAACCGAGCGTCGTTCATCCGGAAGGATTTTGCTACGCCCAAGGGGGCGCCCGAGTCGCCGGGCCGCCGAACCCCGGCGACGCAACGGGCGACACCGGCGAGTTACAGACTCCACTGACCTCACAGGTGGCCGCCTATCTTCAGTCGCATACACGCTTCACCGGCCAGCAACTCGTACTGATGCAAGGCGGAGCCAATGACGTTCAGGATGCCTATGGCGCATGGGCGGGAATGGTTGCGAACGGCGGCGATCCGGGCGCCTCTTTGCTGGCAGTGCTACCTTCACTGAGACAGGCAGCGCAACAATTTGCGGGATTGGTGCACAATGTGCAACAACACGGCGCCACACATATCGTTGTACAAAACGTACCGGATATCAGCAAGGCGCCGATCGCGAGCCTTCTCGAGCAGCAACTGCCGGGCTCCGCAAAAGTGCTTCGGCGTCTGGCGCAGGTATTCAACACCGCGCTGGATGACGCGCTCCCTTCATCGCCGGCCGTGCTGCGGATCGACGCGTTCACGTTCATTGATGAAGTATCAAAGAACTATCGCCAACTTGGTTTTCGCTTCGACGGCAGCATCGGCACCAACGTAGCATGCGCGCCGACAAACCTGCCCCCGGCATTTCAAGCCGATGACACCAGCGCGCTCTTCTGCTCGCGCTCGACGTATGTCTCCCCTTATGCTGACAAGATCTACATGTTCGCCGACGCCTATCATCCGACGACTCACCTGCAAAAACTCATAGCGGACTACGTCGTGGTCCAGATCGACACGTGGCTGCACGAATAG